One region of Rana temporaria chromosome 9, aRanTem1.1, whole genome shotgun sequence genomic DNA includes:
- the LOC120914428 gene encoding olfactory receptor 5V1-like, with protein sequence MFSSPLNHTLVTFFYIKGITDAPDLQILIFIPVLLIYLITLGGNMTILLLICLDRHLHTPMYFFLANLSIVDVSSSTITLHKVLVIFITGDHMVSYPACITQMYIFASLIGHELLMLSAMSYDRYVAICNPLRYHMVMNSRVCSLLAISCWFMGFIQVLPAVVIFSGFSCYTSNEINHFFCDMIPLIKIICNDTSVLDIVFLIQGIFVITLLPFLFTSISYIFIISTIMRIRSNTGKKKAFFTCSSHLTVVILLYTTLVSQYLTPTSLGTLNTKKLFSLFNTAAVPLLNPLIYSLKNKDVKLAVRRRLGICKIIG encoded by the coding sequence ATGTTTTCAAGTCCACTAAATCACACCTTGGTgacatttttctatattaaagggATCACTGATGCACCAGATCTTCAGATTTTAATCTTCATCCCAGTCCTGCTTATTTATCTAATCACCCTTGGTGGCAACATGACAATTCTTCTACTCATTTGTTTGGATCGTCACCTTCACACCCCCATGTACTTCTTCCTGGCCAACTTGTCCATTGTGGATGTGTCTTCTTCCACCATTACATTGCATAAAGTCCTAGTCATCTTCATAACTGGAGATCACATGGTTTCATACCCAGCATGCATAACTCAAATGTACATTTTTGCATCTTTGATTGGACATGAGCTTCTAATGTTGTCTGCAATGAGTTATGATCGATATGTTGCCATCTGTAACCCACTGCGTTACCACATGGTCATGAACAGTAGAGTTTGCTCTTTGCTTGCCATCAGCTGCTGGTTTATGGGCTTCATACAAGTCCTCCCTGCTGTTGTCATCTTCTCAGGCTTCTCATGCTACACCTCTAATGAGATCAACCACTTCTTCTGTGACATGATACCATTGATAAAAATAATTTGTAATGACACATCTGTCTTGGATATTGTGTTTCTAATACAGGGAATCTTTGTTATAACGTTACTTCCTTTTCTTTTTACCTCAAtctcatatatttttattatatctacCATAATGAGGATCCGTTCCAACACTGGAAAGAAAAAAGCCTTTTTTACATGCTCCTCACACCTAACAGTAGTCATTCTTCTTTATACCACACTTGTCTCCCAGTACTTGACACCAACATCATTGGGAACATTGAATACAAAGAAGTTGTTCTCTCTGTTCAATACAGCAGCTGTTCCCTTGTTAAATCCTTTAATTTATAGTTTGAAAAATAAAGATGTTAAATTAGCTGTAAGGCGTAGGCTGGGAATCTGTAAAATCATTGGCTAA